A single region of the Coregonus clupeaformis isolate EN_2021a chromosome 40, ASM2061545v1, whole genome shotgun sequence genome encodes:
- the LOC121555083 gene encoding UBX domain-containing protein 4 isoform X3, with protein sequence MLWFDGSIPAAIISAKQQNSIFVVVITGDDEVSAQMMSSWDDDRVSEASHNCCVAIKADANSFFIGENGIPLEVVAGSVSAEELMKRIDKVKQMHAQQIAGEGAEAGAPMEACHPAVVASEPAPAQPPSPPLELQPSHTPPADTDSAAVPVTSKESLSRPAEEGGASASVVVTPGEDRSASSDDASTSSQPDEGLDAKVERLTKKLEGRREQKKKEEEGEIKKEKEMLDFKRRTEDEKTKCIMDERSREKAEEKAARERVKAQIALDRADRAARYANNQEEVEAARLAALQARQAEAEAKKENTHGHGERSAIARIQFRLPDGSLFSSRFPSEARLKEARQFAVNEVGNRYGNFSLATMFPRREFTADDLDKTLLELELSPSASIVLRPQTGRPNNTVVQSSSGGGIWAVLGTILYPLLAVWRFLSGFLFTSPPTPGAAGPRGPAQQPNTNSASGSSSSSAEPKRETLRKRTLEKQPVDFKRDGKIHRLRNHQDSEDENNTWNGNSTQQM encoded by the exons ATGCTTTGGTTTGATGGCTCTATTCCAGCAGCCATCATCTCCGCCAAACAACAGAACTCCATCTTCGTCGTTGTAATAACAG GCGACGATGAGGTGTCAGCACAAATGATGTCCAGTTGGGATGACGACAGAGTGTCGGAGGCCTCCCATAACTGCTGTGTTGCAATCAAGGCAGATGCCAATAG TTTCTTTATTGGAGAGAATGGAATCCCCCTGGAAGTTGTTGCCGGGAGTGTCTCTGCAGAGGAACTCATGAAAAGAATCGACAAAGTCAAACAG ATGCATGCCCAGCAGATAGCAGGTGAGGGAGCGGAAGCAGGGGCCCCCATGGAGGCTTGCCACCCAGCTGTGGTAGCCTCAGAGCCAGCCCCAGCACAGCCCCCCTCACCCCCACTGGAGCTCCAGCCCAGCCACACACCACCAGCAGACACAGACAGTGCAGCAGTGCCAGTAACATCtaaag AATCCCTGTCCAGGCCAGCAGAAGAAGGCGGAGCATCAGCCTCAGTGGTCGTCACCCCCGGGGAGGACAGGAGCGCATCATCAGATGACGCATCAACCAGCTCTCAGCCTGACGAGGGCCTTGATGCCAAGGTGGAGAG GTTAACAAAGAAACTGGAGGGAAGACGTGAGCAGAAAAAGAAAGAGGAGGAG GGTGAAAtaaagaaggagaaggagatgcTGGACTTCAAGAGGAGGACGGAGGATGAGAAGACCAAATGCATTATGGATGAGAGGAGCAGGGAGAAGGCTGAGGAGAAGGCTGCCAGGGAGCGTGTCAAAGCACAGATCGCCCTG GACCGTGCTGACAGAGCTGCCCGCTATGCCAATAACCAGGAGGAGGTGGAGGCAGCCCGGCTGGCAGCACTGCAGGCcagacaggcagaggcagaggccaAGAAGGAGAACACACACGGCCACGGGGAGAGGAG CGCCATAGCAAGAATACAGTTCCGTCTTCCAGATGGTTCTCTCTTCTCCAGCCGGTTCCCCTCAGAGGCCAGACTGAAGGAGGCTCGGCAGTTCGCTGTCAAT GAAGTGGGAAATCGGTACGGCAACTTCTCACTGGCGACTATGTTCCCTCGCAGGGAGTTTACGGCTGATGACCTGGACAAAACTCTACTGGAGTTGGAGCTGTCTCCCAGTGCCTCCATAGTCCTGCGGCCT CAAACGGGACGGCCCAATAACACGGTGGTGCAGTCGTCCTCTGGAGGCGGTATCTGGGCTGTGCTGGGCACCATCCTCTACCCCCTGCTGGCTGTGTGGAGGTTCCTGAGCGGCTTCCTCTTCACCAGCCCCCCCACCCCCGGAGCAGCAGGCCCCAGAGGCCCAGCCCAACAGCCCAACACCAACTCAGCCTCtggttcctcctcctcatctgctGAACCAAAGAG AGAAACCCTTCGCAAACGCACACTGGAGAAGCAACCAGTAGACTTCAAACGAGACGGCAAAATCCACAGGCTACGGAATCACCAGGACAGTGAGGATGAAAATAACACTTGGAACGGCAACTCTACCCAGCAGATGTAG
- the LOC121555083 gene encoding UBX domain-containing protein 4 isoform X1: MLWFDGSIPAAIISAKQQNSIFVVVITGDDEVSAQMMSSWDDDRVSEASHNCCVAIKADANSETCTQFSQIYPVVCIPSSFFIGENGIPLEVVAGSVSAEELMKRIDKVKQMHAQQIAGEGAEAGAPMEACHPAVVASEPAPAQPPSPPLELQPSHTPPADTDSAAVPVTSKESLSRPAEEGGASASVVVTPGEDRSASSDDASTSSQPDEGLDAKVERLTKKLEGRREQKKKEEEGEIKKEKEMLDFKRRTEDEKTKCIMDERSREKAEEKAARERVKAQIALDRADRAARYANNQEEVEAARLAALQARQAEAEAKKENTHGHGERSAIARIQFRLPDGSLFSSRFPSEARLKEARQFAVNEVGNRYGNFSLATMFPRREFTADDLDKTLLELELSPSASIVLRPQTGRPNNTVVQSSSGGGIWAVLGTILYPLLAVWRFLSGFLFTSPPTPGAAGPRGPAQQPNTNSASGSSSSSAEPKRETLRKRTLEKQPVDFKRDGKIHRLRNHQDSEDENNTWNGNSTQQM; this comes from the exons ATGCTTTGGTTTGATGGCTCTATTCCAGCAGCCATCATCTCCGCCAAACAACAGAACTCCATCTTCGTCGTTGTAATAACAG GCGACGATGAGGTGTCAGCACAAATGATGTCCAGTTGGGATGACGACAGAGTGTCGGAGGCCTCCCATAACTGCTGTGTTGCAATCAAGGCAGATGCCAATAG CGAGACATGCACTCAGTTCTCCCAAATCT ACCCAGTGGTGTGCATCCCATCCAGTTTCTTTATTGGAGAGAATGGAATCCCCCTGGAAGTTGTTGCCGGGAGTGTCTCTGCAGAGGAACTCATGAAAAGAATCGACAAAGTCAAACAG ATGCATGCCCAGCAGATAGCAGGTGAGGGAGCGGAAGCAGGGGCCCCCATGGAGGCTTGCCACCCAGCTGTGGTAGCCTCAGAGCCAGCCCCAGCACAGCCCCCCTCACCCCCACTGGAGCTCCAGCCCAGCCACACACCACCAGCAGACACAGACAGTGCAGCAGTGCCAGTAACATCtaaag AATCCCTGTCCAGGCCAGCAGAAGAAGGCGGAGCATCAGCCTCAGTGGTCGTCACCCCCGGGGAGGACAGGAGCGCATCATCAGATGACGCATCAACCAGCTCTCAGCCTGACGAGGGCCTTGATGCCAAGGTGGAGAG GTTAACAAAGAAACTGGAGGGAAGACGTGAGCAGAAAAAGAAAGAGGAGGAG GGTGAAAtaaagaaggagaaggagatgcTGGACTTCAAGAGGAGGACGGAGGATGAGAAGACCAAATGCATTATGGATGAGAGGAGCAGGGAGAAGGCTGAGGAGAAGGCTGCCAGGGAGCGTGTCAAAGCACAGATCGCCCTG GACCGTGCTGACAGAGCTGCCCGCTATGCCAATAACCAGGAGGAGGTGGAGGCAGCCCGGCTGGCAGCACTGCAGGCcagacaggcagaggcagaggccaAGAAGGAGAACACACACGGCCACGGGGAGAGGAG CGCCATAGCAAGAATACAGTTCCGTCTTCCAGATGGTTCTCTCTTCTCCAGCCGGTTCCCCTCAGAGGCCAGACTGAAGGAGGCTCGGCAGTTCGCTGTCAAT GAAGTGGGAAATCGGTACGGCAACTTCTCACTGGCGACTATGTTCCCTCGCAGGGAGTTTACGGCTGATGACCTGGACAAAACTCTACTGGAGTTGGAGCTGTCTCCCAGTGCCTCCATAGTCCTGCGGCCT CAAACGGGACGGCCCAATAACACGGTGGTGCAGTCGTCCTCTGGAGGCGGTATCTGGGCTGTGCTGGGCACCATCCTCTACCCCCTGCTGGCTGTGTGGAGGTTCCTGAGCGGCTTCCTCTTCACCAGCCCCCCCACCCCCGGAGCAGCAGGCCCCAGAGGCCCAGCCCAACAGCCCAACACCAACTCAGCCTCtggttcctcctcctcatctgctGAACCAAAGAG AGAAACCCTTCGCAAACGCACACTGGAGAAGCAACCAGTAGACTTCAAACGAGACGGCAAAATCCACAGGCTACGGAATCACCAGGACAGTGAGGATGAAAATAACACTTGGAACGGCAACTCTACCCAGCAGATGTAG
- the LOC121555083 gene encoding UBX domain-containing protein 4 isoform X2 yields the protein MLWFDGSIPAAIISAKQQNSIFVVVITGDDEVSAQMMSSWDDDRVSEASHNCCVAIKADANSETCTQFSQIYPVVCIPSSFFIGENGIPLEVVAGSVSAEELMKRIDKVKQMHAQQIAGEGAEAGAPMEACHPAVVASEPAPAQPPSPPLELQPSHTPPADTDSAAVPVTSKESLSRPAEEGGASASVVVTPGEDRSASSDDASTSSQPDEGLDAKVERLTKKLEGRREQKKKEEEKEKEMLDFKRRTEDEKTKCIMDERSREKAEEKAARERVKAQIALDRADRAARYANNQEEVEAARLAALQARQAEAEAKKENTHGHGERSAIARIQFRLPDGSLFSSRFPSEARLKEARQFAVNEVGNRYGNFSLATMFPRREFTADDLDKTLLELELSPSASIVLRPQTGRPNNTVVQSSSGGGIWAVLGTILYPLLAVWRFLSGFLFTSPPTPGAAGPRGPAQQPNTNSASGSSSSSAEPKRETLRKRTLEKQPVDFKRDGKIHRLRNHQDSEDENNTWNGNSTQQM from the exons ATGCTTTGGTTTGATGGCTCTATTCCAGCAGCCATCATCTCCGCCAAACAACAGAACTCCATCTTCGTCGTTGTAATAACAG GCGACGATGAGGTGTCAGCACAAATGATGTCCAGTTGGGATGACGACAGAGTGTCGGAGGCCTCCCATAACTGCTGTGTTGCAATCAAGGCAGATGCCAATAG CGAGACATGCACTCAGTTCTCCCAAATCT ACCCAGTGGTGTGCATCCCATCCAGTTTCTTTATTGGAGAGAATGGAATCCCCCTGGAAGTTGTTGCCGGGAGTGTCTCTGCAGAGGAACTCATGAAAAGAATCGACAAAGTCAAACAG ATGCATGCCCAGCAGATAGCAGGTGAGGGAGCGGAAGCAGGGGCCCCCATGGAGGCTTGCCACCCAGCTGTGGTAGCCTCAGAGCCAGCCCCAGCACAGCCCCCCTCACCCCCACTGGAGCTCCAGCCCAGCCACACACCACCAGCAGACACAGACAGTGCAGCAGTGCCAGTAACATCtaaag AATCCCTGTCCAGGCCAGCAGAAGAAGGCGGAGCATCAGCCTCAGTGGTCGTCACCCCCGGGGAGGACAGGAGCGCATCATCAGATGACGCATCAACCAGCTCTCAGCCTGACGAGGGCCTTGATGCCAAGGTGGAGAG GTTAACAAAGAAACTGGAGGGAAGACGTGAGCAGAAAAAGAAAGAGGAGGAG aaggagaaggagatgcTGGACTTCAAGAGGAGGACGGAGGATGAGAAGACCAAATGCATTATGGATGAGAGGAGCAGGGAGAAGGCTGAGGAGAAGGCTGCCAGGGAGCGTGTCAAAGCACAGATCGCCCTG GACCGTGCTGACAGAGCTGCCCGCTATGCCAATAACCAGGAGGAGGTGGAGGCAGCCCGGCTGGCAGCACTGCAGGCcagacaggcagaggcagaggccaAGAAGGAGAACACACACGGCCACGGGGAGAGGAG CGCCATAGCAAGAATACAGTTCCGTCTTCCAGATGGTTCTCTCTTCTCCAGCCGGTTCCCCTCAGAGGCCAGACTGAAGGAGGCTCGGCAGTTCGCTGTCAAT GAAGTGGGAAATCGGTACGGCAACTTCTCACTGGCGACTATGTTCCCTCGCAGGGAGTTTACGGCTGATGACCTGGACAAAACTCTACTGGAGTTGGAGCTGTCTCCCAGTGCCTCCATAGTCCTGCGGCCT CAAACGGGACGGCCCAATAACACGGTGGTGCAGTCGTCCTCTGGAGGCGGTATCTGGGCTGTGCTGGGCACCATCCTCTACCCCCTGCTGGCTGTGTGGAGGTTCCTGAGCGGCTTCCTCTTCACCAGCCCCCCCACCCCCGGAGCAGCAGGCCCCAGAGGCCCAGCCCAACAGCCCAACACCAACTCAGCCTCtggttcctcctcctcatctgctGAACCAAAGAG AGAAACCCTTCGCAAACGCACACTGGAGAAGCAACCAGTAGACTTCAAACGAGACGGCAAAATCCACAGGCTACGGAATCACCAGGACAGTGAGGATGAAAATAACACTTGGAACGGCAACTCTACCCAGCAGATGTAG